The Pocillopora verrucosa isolate sample1 chromosome 14, ASM3666991v2, whole genome shotgun sequence genome has a segment encoding these proteins:
- the LOC131797123 gene encoding uncharacterized protein, whose amino-acid sequence MQYWKGENLVKESQPYQLDDNKSKPGPSRKLTFLDEFLLVLMRLKAGLFVQDLADRFGISASLVSRICITWINLLYHELKDLFPFPTQELVCKNMPKEFAQYATTRIILDCTELFIQRPSAMLAQSETWSDYKHHNTWKLLVGVTQNGQVTFLSDLWGGRVSDKQITRESGVLDLLQVGDNVMVDRGFDISAIVPAGVTVNMPPFLAGRDQMTAAETEETMSIASVRIHVERAISRIKTYHILDGTLPNTLSPYATQISTVCGLLTNFLPPLLPPANL is encoded by the coding sequence ATGCAGTACTGGAAGGGTGAAAATCTAGTAAAGGAAAGCCAGCCTTATCAACTTGATGATAACAAGAGTAAACCTGGACCATCAAGGAAGCTTACTTTTCTGGATGAGTTCCTACTGGTGCTCATGAGACTGAAAGCTGGTCTATTTGTACAGGACCTTGCCGACAGATTTGGCATCAGTGCCAGCCTGGTTTCCAGGATCTGCATCACCTGGATAAATTTGCTCTATCATGAGCTCAAGGACCTGTTTCCATTTCCCACACAGGAGCTTGTTTGCAAAAACATGCCTAAGGAGTTTGCCCAGTATGCCACAACCAGGATAATTTTAGACTGTACTGAGCTATTCATTCAGCGACCATCTGCTATGCTGGCTCAGTCAGAGACATGGTCAGATTATAAACACCATAATACTTGGAAGTTGCTAGTTGGGGTAACCCAAAATGGACAGGTCACTTTTTTGTCAGATCTCTGGGGTGGGCGTGTGTCTGACAAGCAAATAACAAgagagagtggtgtattagatTTGTTGCAAGTGGGTGATAATGTCATGGTTGATCGCGGATTTGACATTTCTGCAATTGTACCTGCTGGCGTTACAGTAAACATGCCACCATTTTTGGCTGGCCGTGATCAAATGACAGCAGCTGAAACTGAAGAGACTATGAGCATTGCTTCAGTGCGCATTCACGTGGAGCGTGCAATTAGCCGCATTAAGACCTACCACATTTTAGATGGTACCTTACCTAATACATTGAGCCCCTATGCAACACAAATTTCAACTGTCTGTGGCCTTCTGACAAACTTTTTACCCCCTTTACTACCACCGGCCAATCTTTGA